The Curtobacterium herbarum genome contains the following window.
ACAGCGCTCCTGCAGTGCCGACCACCGGTCGGGGTCCGCGGCGGCGACCTGCCGGAGGGCGTCGTCGAGCGAGTCCGCCCTGACGGTCGTCTCGTCGAGCCCGACCGCGGCACGGGCGGCGGCGAAGAAACGCAGCGTGGTCATGTCGGTCATCCTCCGATCGCGCTCATGCCCCGGGTGGGGTGCACGAACCCGTCGCTGTCGTCGCCGTGGTCCCGCGGCTTCGCCCACATCGCCCGACGCCAGCGGTCGAGGACCACCCCGTCGTCGGCGCCGGCGCGCAGCGGGCCGAGCAGGTCGACCTCGTCGTCCGAGAACAGGCAGCTGCGGACGTGGCCGTCGGCGGTCAGGCGGGTGCGGGTGCAGTCGGCACAGAACGACTCGGTGATGCTCGCGATGATGCCGACCGTGCCGAGGTCCTGTCCGGTCGCACGCGACCGCACGCGGTAGCGCTCGGCCGGAGCGCCGTTCCGCGGGGCCTCGTCGGGGGTGAGCTCGTGGTCGACGCTGAGGATCTCGCGGATCTGCACGGCGGTGATCATCGTCGACGCGTCCCAGGCGTGGCCCGGGTCCAGCGGCATCTGCTCGATGAACCGCAGCTCGTGGCCACGTTCCAGGCACCAGGCCAGCAGCTCGGACGCCAGGTGGTCGTTGACCCCGCGCATCAGGACCGCGTTGACCTTCACCCCGAGTCCGGCGTCCGCGGCGGCCGCGATGCCCTCGAGGACCCGGTCCAGGAACGGTCGGCGGGTGACCTCGGCGAAGACGTCCGGGTCGACGGTGTCGAGCGAGACGTTGAGCCGGTGCAGTCCGGCGGCGCGGAGGGCGGCGGCGCGACCGGCGAGCCCGATGGCGTTCGTGGTGAGCGAGAGCTCCAGGTCGGGGTGGGAAGCTGCGCTCCGGGCGATCACGTCGACCAGGTCCTTGCGGAGCAGCGGTTCGCCGCCGGTGAAGCGGACCTTGCGGATGCCGAGCTGCTCGGCGCCGAGGCCCACCAGCCGGGCGATCTCGTCCGCGGACATCAGGGCGGCGTCGGGGGCGAAGGGCAGCCCCTCGGCCGGCATGCAGTACGTGCAACGGAGGTTGCAGCGTTCGGTCAGGGACACCCGCAGGTCCACGGCGTACCGGCCGAAGCGGTCGACCAGGCCGGGGTCGCCGGCGGGGCGCGGGGGCAGGTCGGTGCGGTCCAGGGGGCCGGGCGCCGGCGCCTCGGGGTGGACCCGGCGCATCAGGTCCGACGTGGGGAGGAGTTGCCCGGGCGATGCCTGACCCGTCGTCGACTGCGGCTGCCCGGACGTGGACTGCCCGGACGTGGACTGCCCGGACGTGGGCGGCATCTGGCCCGTCGAGGGCAGCATCTGGGCCGGCATCGCCTCAGGATACGGTGCGCTCGCTCCGATCCGGGTGGACCCCGTCGTGGAGCGCCCGGTCGCGGCCGAGCAGCCGGTCACGCCAGCGCAGCCAGTCCTCCCGGCGGGTGCGGACCAGGGTGACGACGAGCACGACGGCGATCGCCGCGAGCAGCCACCACCGGTAGGCGACGACCGAGGGCCACACCCCGCGCAGCGCGATCGCGAGGGTCAGGGCCAGCCACTCCCACCGGCCGGAGAGCACCACGAAGGGGATGAGCAGCAGCGCGTACCAGGGGTAGCGCGGGGTCACGGCGAGGAAGGTCACGCCGATCATGAAGACCTGGCCGGACCAGGGGTTCGCCGGGTCGGACAGCCGCCAGGCCAGCACCGCGGCGACGAGCACGACGAGTCCGACCACGACCGTGGCGGCGTCCCCGGGCAGGACCTTCGCGACCAGGGCGAACCGGGAGCCGTCCTCGTAGCCCTCTTCCGACAGGTAGCCGGGCAGGTAGCCGAGCACCTTCGGACCGGTCGTCAGCACGTACGGCACGTAGAGCAGCCCGAACACGGCGATGCCGACCGGGATCGCCCACCAGCTGCGCCACCGCCCGAGGAGCGCCGGGTAGACGATCGCCGGGATGAGCTTCGTCGCGGTGGCGGCTCCGAGCGCGATGCCGCCCCAGATCGGCCGGCCGAACGCGACGAGCACGGCGCCCGCGGTGGCCAGGGCGGCGCCGACGACGTCGACGTGCGAGTTCGTCACGGCCTCGGCGGCGACGAGCGGCGACCAGGCCCAGAGCGCGGCCCACCAGGTCGGACGGCCGAGACGGCGGAGGACGACGAGCAGGCCGATCGTGACGCCGAGCGAGACGACGAGCCCGGCGAACTGGAACGGCAGGTACTGCGCGGTGGCGGGGACGAACGCCCGGACGAGCGCGAACCACAGCTCGGCCATCGGCGGGTAGATCGTCGGCACGTCGGGTCGGTTGATCGCCGTGCAGTGGCCGAGCCGACCGTCGCCGAGACCGCGGAACCGGGGCTTGATGTCGTCGCACGTGCCGTTCACCTTGTCGGGGAACAACCAGTCCGGGCGGAGGTGCTGCAGCACGTCCGACTGCGGGGTGTGCAGGTACGGCGAGATGCCCGCGTGCTGCACGATGCCGTCCCAGGCGTAGCGTGCGGAGTCGGTGCTCGTGTTCGGTGGTCCGATCAGGGCCGCGATGCCGACGATCACCGCTCCACCGAGGACGATCCGCGTCACCAGGTGCGGGGGCACGAACCTGAGCGCCAGCACGGCGCCTGCGAAGACCGTCCAAGCGATGAGGGTCCACGCAACGAATGGAGAGCGATGACCCTCCCGGAGGAACCCCAGATGCGTGACACCCACCGCGATGACGATGCCGAGCACCAGCACGCCCACGACGGCGAGCACGGTCGGGACGAGCGCTCGTCGGTCGGGACGGGTCGGACGCAGTCGTTCGCTCATGGTCCGACGACAGTAGCCGGGGTGCAGCGTCTGATGCGCCACACCCGCGACGCGATGGCCTCGCCGAACCGCACCGCCCGCGGCGCCGTGGTCACCGGCCGCCTGCTCGGCATCGCGTTCCTGGTCTGCTTCCTGACCGGCGTCTACAGCCACCTGCTGCAGGAGCCCCTCGGCTGGATGCGGTTCCCGACCCGGCCCGTGCAGCTCTACCAGTTCACGCAGGGCCTGCACATCACGGCGGGCATCGCGATCATCCCGCTGCTGCTCGCGAAGCTGAACATCGTGATGCCGGCGCTCGTGCAGACCCCGCCGGTCCGGAGCGTCCTGCACCTGCTCGAGCGTGCGTCGATCGCGGTGTTCGTGGCGTCGGCGCTCGTGCAGGTCGTCACCGGGCTGCTCAACACCTACCAGTGGTACCCGTGGCCGTTCCCGTTCCGCCAGGTGCACAACGCGCTGGCCTACGTCCTCATCGGGTCGCTGCTCATCCACATCGGCACGAAGCTGCAGATCATCACGCGGTACTGGCGGAAGCGCGACTCCTTCGACGCCCAGGGCCGCTTCGTCGCGGACCCGACGGTGGGCAGTGAACTGCCCGATCCGAACCAGCACGATCCGGACCGGCCCGGACAGGAGGCCCGTCCCGGCTCCGCCTCGACGTCCCGCGGGTTCGTCGGTCGCCTCCACCGCTGGATCGACGGGACTCCCGCACCCGAGCCGGTCCGTGTCGCCCACACCGACACCGACACCGACGCCGCGCCGGCCGCCACTCCTGCTGCCCCGACCGCCGCCGCCACCGCGACCGCGGACGGTCGCCGCCAGCGCGTCGCCCGCCGCGGGTTCATCGCCGGTGTCTCCGCGGCCACCGCGGGCGTGGTCGCCCTGACGGTCGGGCAGTCGTCGGTCCTCGGCGAACCGTTCAACGTCTTCGGTCCCCGCAAGCGGCACCTCGGCCAGAACGGGCTGCCGGTGAACCGCACGGCCCGCGCCGCCGGGGTCCTGGCCACCGCGACCGCCGCCGACTGGGTGCTCACGGTCGCCGGCCCCTCGGTCAGCCGCACGTTCTCGCGCGCCGAGCTCATCGCCCTCGGCCAGACCGAGGCGCGCCTGCCGATCTCCTGCGTCGAGGGCTGGAGCCAGATGGCGACGTGGAAGGGGGTCCGGATGCGTGACCTCCTGGCTGCGGTGCAGGCCGATCCGAACGTGCACGTCCGGGTGACGAGCCTGGAGCGGCACGGCGGCTACCGGATCATGGAGATGGGGCCGGAGTACACCGCCGACCCGACGACGCTGATCGCCCTCGAGCTCAACGGCGCGAAGCTCGACCTGGAACACGGGTTCCCCGCCCGGATCATCGCGCCCGGACGTCCGGGTGTGCTGCAGACGAAGTGGATCGAACGGATCGAGGTCATCGCATGAGCACCGCCGTCGTCGACAACCGGGTCCGCACGGCCCGCATCGTGCTCGTCGTCCTGGGCGTGCTGGTCCTGGCGTTCGGGGCCTGGGTCCTCGTCACCTCGGTCCGTCCGAACCGGATCGGTGGGCTGGCGACCTGGCTCCTCGGCGCCGTCGTGCTGCACGACGCGATCCTGTCGCCGTTCGTGCTGGCCGTCGGCATGGGCCTGCGCCGGGCCGGCCGGTCCCTCCGCACGTGGGTGCTCGTCGTGGTGCAGGCGGCCATCGTCCTCGGCGCCGTCCTGGCCCTGGTCGTCCTGCCGGAGATCGCCGCGAAGGCCCACGGCACGAAGAACGACACCGTGCTGCCGTTCGACTACACGACGCGGTTGCTCGTCGTCGAGGGGGTCCTGGTCGCCGTCGTGGTGATCGCCCTCGTCGTCGGTGTGGTCACGGCTCGGCGTCGGTCGGACCAACCTGTGGTTGCAGCGACAACCTCTCCCTAGGATGAGAGCATGACCGACGACACGCCCTGGCTCTCCCGCGAGCAGCTCCGGGCGTGGATGGGGTTCGTCGCGGTGATGGAACTGCTGCCGGCAGCGCTCGACCACCAGCTGCAGCGCGACGCCGACCTGACCCTGTTCGACTACATGGTCATCGCGATGCTGTCCGAGACCGAGCTCCACACGCTCCGGATGTCGGTGCTGGCCTCGGCCACGAACGCGTCACTGCCCCGGCTGTCGCACGTGGTGTCCCGGCTCGAGAAGCGCGGGCTGGTCGCACGCTGCCCCTCCACCGAGGACCGCCGGGCCACCGACGTCCGGCTCACCGACGCCGGCTTCGACCACATCGTCGCCGCGGCCCCCGGGCACGTCCGGACCGCCCGCCGCCTGGTCATCGACGCGCTGTCGGACGAGCAGGTCGCCGAGCTCGACGGGATCTCCCGCGTGCTCCTCAGCCGCGTCGACCCCGAGGGACGCTTCGCCGCGGTGGCGAACATGCCCGCGGACGAGCCGACGATCTGCGAGGGGCGGCTGACCGGCACCGCCGACGACGGCTTCCCGGACGTGGCCGACGGCGTCACCTACCGACTCGCGACCCGCGACGACCTGCCCCTGCTGCGCCGTGCGAGCCTCGACGCGATGAACTGGTCGGCCGAGCGGTTCACCGACGCCGACCTCGACCGGCCCGAGTTCGCCCACTACTCGGTCGCCTTCGACCCGGACCGGACCCCGGACGACCAGACCGACGGGCGCCCCGCCGACATCGGCGTCGTGGCGTCCGACGACGACGGGCCGCTCGGCGTCGCCTGGGCCGTGCACCTGCCCGCGAGCGACCCGGGCTACGGCTTCGTCGCCGAGGACGTGCCCGAACTCACCCTCGCCGTCGACGCCCGTGCCCGCGGCCGCGGTGTCGGATCAGCCCTGCTCGCCCGGCTCGTCGCCGCCGGACGGAGCGCCGGCTGGCCGGGGATCAGCCTGAGCGTCGAGGACGGCAACACCGGCGCCCGGATCCTCTACGAACGCATCGGCTTCCGCACCGTCGGACGGAACGGCGACTCCGACACCATGCAGTTGGTGTACTGACCGCCGCTAGGCTCCCCGGTATGAGCCATGCCGCCGACCAGCCCGACGAGACCTACAGCTACCTCGGACCGGCCGGCACCTTCACCGAGGCGGCCCTGAAGCTCGTCGAGGCCGCCGCCGGCAAGCCCTGGCGGAGCGTCAACAACGTCGGCGAAGCCCTCGACGACGTCGTCACCGGTCGCTCGGTCGGTGCGGTCATCGCGATCGAGAACAGCGTCGACGGCGGGGTCAGCGCCACGCAGGACGCCCTGGCCCGGATCCCCGGCGTGCGGATCGTGGGGGAGTACCTGGTCCCCGTCGACTTCGTCCTCGTCGCCCGCCCCGGCACCGCGCTCGCCGACGTCCGCACCGTCAACGCCCACCCCGTCGCCTACGCGCAGACGCACCGGTGGCTCGAGGCGAACGTCCCGGGGCACGGGCACATCCCGGCCTCGTCGAACGTCGCCGCGGCGGCCGAACTGCTCGCGGAGCACTCGGTCGCAGACGCTGCCGTCGCCCCGCCCGGCATCACCGACCACTACGACCTGGCGGTGCTCGCGGAGTCCATCGGCGAGAACGCCAGCGCCGTCACCCGGTTCGTGCTCGTCTCGAAGACGCTCGCACTGCCGGAGCGCACGGGTTCAGACAAGACCAGCGTCGTCGTGGAACTGCCGAACGAGCACCCCGGCGCCCTGGTCGACATGCTCGAGCAGTTCGCCACCCGGGGCATCAACATGGGCCTGCTGTCGTCGCGGCCGATCGGCGACGAACTCGGGCGGTACCGGTTCGTCATCGACCTCGACGGCCACGTGCGGGACGAACGGGTCGCGGACGCGCTGCTCGGACTTCGCCGGTTCAGCCCGCGGGTGACGTTCCTCGGGTCGTACCCGCGGGCGGACGGCGTCCGGGCCGAGGTCTCACCCCGCTACTCGGACCAGGCGTTCGTCGAGGCGCGCGACTGGTTGCGTGCGATCGTGAGCGGCGAACCGGACGCGAGCTGAGCCTCCCGGCCCGATCTGCCGGAACGGGACGATCCGCCGTCCGGCGCCGCCGTCACGAACGCGGCGTCCGGCGGCGGGTCGCCCGCGTCTGGTCCTCGGGACCCGCGACACGGACGGTCAACCCACCCGGGTCGATCCGCGCGCGGAAGGCGACGACCTCGCCCACCGGGTCGCCGTCGATCTCGAACTCGTCCGGACGCTCCAGGCGGGCCGTGAACTCCTCGCCGCGCAGGTAGCGCAGCGGGCGCTCCTCGCGCGCCTTCGTGACGATGCGCTTGCCGATCTCGGTCTTGCCGAGCGCGGACCGGCGGACCGAGCGGAGGATCGCGTTCTCCCACAGCATCCGGGCGGCGATCCGGAACCAGCCGAAGAAGCCCCGCGGACGCATCACGACGATGTCGAACACACCGTCGTCGATCTCCGCGTCGGGCAGCAGCGTCGCACCGGCCTGCAGCATGCCGCAGTTGCCGACGATCAGCGAGTGCGCGCGGACCGAGCGGTTCGACTCGCCGTCCAGGCGGTACCGGAACTCGAACGCACTGGCGTCCCGCAGCGACCGCACCAGGGAGTCGACGTAGGCCAGCCAGCCGACCTTCTTCTTCAGGTCGTCGTTCGTGTTCGCGAGCATCCGGGCGTCGAGACCCAGGCCGGCCATCACGAGGAACCCGAACTGCTCGCGCGAGCCGTCCTTCCGCTCGACCCCGACCGTGCCGAAGTCGATCGGCCGGTCCTCGCCGTGGAAGATCGTGTGCGCGCTCGCACCCAGGTCGTCGATCGGCGCCGGGATGTTGCGGGCGAGCAGGTTGCCGGTGCCGCTCGGCAGCAGCGCGAGGACCGCGTCGGACCCGTGCACGACCTCGGCCACCGCGCGGACCGTGCCGTCGCCACCCGCCGCGGCGATCACGTCGGCGCCGGCCTCGAGGGCCTCGCGGGCCATGCCGCCGCCCGGGTCCTCCTCGCTCGTGGCGAACCACTTCGTCTCGGCCCAGCCGGCCTCACGCTGGTACCGGTTCACGGTGCGCTTCAGCGTCGGCAGGTGGACCTTGACGGGGTTGTAGATGACTGCGGCGGTGCGCTGCTCCGTTGCGGGGGCGTCCTCCGGCACAGCGGTGGCATCCGAGGGCGTCGACATGCCGACAACGCTACCGAACAGGTGCTGCGCAGTCCGGAACGCGGCCAGCCGGCAGCCGGGAGGCGCGGATCAGCCGAGCACGGGCCTCCCGTCCGGTGGTTCACCGGCTGGTCACCCGTGGCTGGGTAAGGTGGTCGGGTGATCGACCCCCAGCTGTTGCGCGACGAACCGGACCTCATCAAGGCCTCGCAGGCGGCGCGCGGCGCCTCCGTCGACGTCGTCGACGAGGCCGTCGCAGCCGACGCCGCCCGACGGGCGGCCATCACCGCGTTCGAGGCACTCCGTGCCGAGCAGAACGCGTTCGGCAAGACCGTCGCGAAGGCCCCGAAGGACGAGAAGGCCGCGCTCGTGCAGCAGGCCCAGGCGCTGTCCGCGAAGGTGAAGGAGGCCCAGGCCACCGTCACCGCGGCCGAGGACACCTTCAACACGGTCGTCCGCTCGATCCCGAACGTCGTCATGCCCGACGTGCCCGCCGGCGGCGAGGACGACTTCGTCACGCTCCGTACCGTCGGCACCAAGCCGGAGTTCTCCTTCGAACCGAAGGACCACGCCGACCTCGGGGAGTCCCTGGGCATCATCGACATCGCCCGCGGCGTCAAGGTCTCCGGCTCGCGCTTCTACTTCCTGCGCGGCATGGGTGCCCGACTCGAGATCGCGCTGATGTCGCTCGGTCTCGACCGCGCCGTCGCGCACGGGTTCGAGCCGCTCATCACGCCGACGCTCGTGCGCCCCGAGACGATGGCCGGCACCGGCTTCCTCGGCGAGCACGCCGCCGAGGTCTACCGTCTCGAAGCCGACGACCTGTACCTGACCGGCACCAGCGAGGTCGCCCTCGCCGGGTTCCACGCCGACGAGATCCTGCAGTTCCCCGCCGGCGACGACCAGGCCCTCCGTTACGCCGGCTGGTCCACCTGCTACCGCCGCGAAGCCGGGTCCGCGGGTCGCGACAACCGCGGCATCCTCCGCGTGCACCAGTTCAACAAGCTCGAGATGTTCGCCTACGTCCACCCGGACCAGGCCGACGCCGAGCACCAGCGGCTGATGTCCTACCAGGAGTCGATGCTGCAGGACCTC
Protein-coding sequences here:
- a CDS encoding diacylglycerol/lipid kinase family protein is translated as MSTPSDATAVPEDAPATEQRTAAVIYNPVKVHLPTLKRTVNRYQREAGWAETKWFATSEEDPGGGMAREALEAGADVIAAAGGDGTVRAVAEVVHGSDAVLALLPSGTGNLLARNIPAPIDDLGASAHTIFHGEDRPIDFGTVGVERKDGSREQFGFLVMAGLGLDARMLANTNDDLKKKVGWLAYVDSLVRSLRDASAFEFRYRLDGESNRSVRAHSLIVGNCGMLQAGATLLPDAEIDDGVFDIVVMRPRGFFGWFRIAARMLWENAILRSVRRSALGKTEIGKRIVTKAREERPLRYLRGEEFTARLERPDEFEIDGDPVGEVVAFRARIDPGGLTVRVAGPEDQTRATRRRTPRS
- a CDS encoding molybdopterin-dependent oxidoreductase: MQRLMRHTRDAMASPNRTARGAVVTGRLLGIAFLVCFLTGVYSHLLQEPLGWMRFPTRPVQLYQFTQGLHITAGIAIIPLLLAKLNIVMPALVQTPPVRSVLHLLERASIAVFVASALVQVVTGLLNTYQWYPWPFPFRQVHNALAYVLIGSLLIHIGTKLQIITRYWRKRDSFDAQGRFVADPTVGSELPDPNQHDPDRPGQEARPGSASTSRGFVGRLHRWIDGTPAPEPVRVAHTDTDTDAAPAATPAAPTAAATATADGRRQRVARRGFIAGVSAATAGVVALTVGQSSVLGEPFNVFGPRKRHLGQNGLPVNRTARAAGVLATATAADWVLTVAGPSVSRTFSRAELIALGQTEARLPISCVEGWSQMATWKGVRMRDLLAAVQADPNVHVRVTSLERHGGYRIMEMGPEYTADPTTLIALELNGAKLDLEHGFPARIIAPGRPGVLQTKWIERIEVIA
- a CDS encoding glycosyltransferase family 87 protein, with protein sequence MSERLRPTRPDRRALVPTVLAVVGVLVLGIVIAVGVTHLGFLREGHRSPFVAWTLIAWTVFAGAVLALRFVPPHLVTRIVLGGAVIVGIAALIGPPNTSTDSARYAWDGIVQHAGISPYLHTPQSDVLQHLRPDWLFPDKVNGTCDDIKPRFRGLGDGRLGHCTAINRPDVPTIYPPMAELWFALVRAFVPATAQYLPFQFAGLVVSLGVTIGLLVVLRRLGRPTWWAALWAWSPLVAAEAVTNSHVDVVGAALATAGAVLVAFGRPIWGGIALGAATATKLIPAIVYPALLGRWRSWWAIPVGIAVFGLLYVPYVLTTGPKVLGYLPGYLSEEGYEDGSRFALVAKVLPGDAATVVVGLVVLVAAVLAWRLSDPANPWSGQVFMIGVTFLAVTPRYPWYALLLIPFVVLSGRWEWLALTLAIALRGVWPSVVAYRWWLLAAIAVVLVVTLVRTRREDWLRWRDRLLGRDRALHDGVHPDRSERTVS
- the serS gene encoding serine--tRNA ligase produces the protein MIDPQLLRDEPDLIKASQAARGASVDVVDEAVAADAARRAAITAFEALRAEQNAFGKTVAKAPKDEKAALVQQAQALSAKVKEAQATVTAAEDTFNTVVRSIPNVVMPDVPAGGEDDFVTLRTVGTKPEFSFEPKDHADLGESLGIIDIARGVKVSGSRFYFLRGMGARLEIALMSLGLDRAVAHGFEPLITPTLVRPETMAGTGFLGEHAAEVYRLEADDLYLTGTSEVALAGFHADEILQFPAGDDQALRYAGWSTCYRREAGSAGRDNRGILRVHQFNKLEMFAYVHPDQADAEHQRLMSYQESMLQDLGLHYRVIETAAGDLGTSAARKYDLEAWVPTQGTYRELTSTSNCTTFQARRLDIRYRTESGKTAPVATLNGTLATTRWLVAILETHQQEDGSVVIPEVLRPYLGGVEVIEPR
- the pheA gene encoding prephenate dehydratase; translation: MSHAADQPDETYSYLGPAGTFTEAALKLVEAAAGKPWRSVNNVGEALDDVVTGRSVGAVIAIENSVDGGVSATQDALARIPGVRIVGEYLVPVDFVLVARPGTALADVRTVNAHPVAYAQTHRWLEANVPGHGHIPASSNVAAAAELLAEHSVADAAVAPPGITDHYDLAVLAESIGENASAVTRFVLVSKTLALPERTGSDKTSVVVELPNEHPGALVDMLEQFATRGINMGLLSSRPIGDELGRYRFVIDLDGHVRDERVADALLGLRRFSPRVTFLGSYPRADGVRAEVSPRYSDQAFVEARDWLRAIVSGEPDAS
- a CDS encoding bifunctional helix-turn-helix transcriptional regulator/GNAT family N-acetyltransferase encodes the protein MTDDTPWLSREQLRAWMGFVAVMELLPAALDHQLQRDADLTLFDYMVIAMLSETELHTLRMSVLASATNASLPRLSHVVSRLEKRGLVARCPSTEDRRATDVRLTDAGFDHIVAAAPGHVRTARRLVIDALSDEQVAELDGISRVLLSRVDPEGRFAAVANMPADEPTICEGRLTGTADDGFPDVADGVTYRLATRDDLPLLRRASLDAMNWSAERFTDADLDRPEFAHYSVAFDPDRTPDDQTDGRPADIGVVASDDDGPLGVAWAVHLPASDPGYGFVAEDVPELTLAVDARARGRGVGSALLARLVAAGRSAGWPGISLSVEDGNTGARILYERIGFRTVGRNGDSDTMQLVY
- a CDS encoding MoaD/ThiS family protein, whose protein sequence is MTTLRFFAAARAAVGLDETTVRADSLDDALRQVAAADPDRWSALQERCSYLVDGVTTRDRSTSLTGVGVVDVMPPFAGG
- the moaA gene encoding GTP 3',8-cyclase MoaA; this translates as MRRVHPEAPAPGPLDRTDLPPRPAGDPGLVDRFGRYAVDLRVSLTERCNLRCTYCMPAEGLPFAPDAALMSADEIARLVGLGAEQLGIRKVRFTGGEPLLRKDLVDVIARSAASHPDLELSLTTNAIGLAGRAAALRAAGLHRLNVSLDTVDPDVFAEVTRRPFLDRVLEGIAAAADAGLGVKVNAVLMRGVNDHLASELLAWCLERGHELRFIEQMPLDPGHAWDASTMITAVQIREILSVDHELTPDEAPRNGAPAERYRVRSRATGQDLGTVGIIASITESFCADCTRTRLTADGHVRSCLFSDDEVDLLGPLRAGADDGVVLDRWRRAMWAKPRDHGDDSDGFVHPTRGMSAIGG